One window of the Triticum dicoccoides isolate Atlit2015 ecotype Zavitan chromosome 3B, WEW_v2.0, whole genome shotgun sequence genome contains the following:
- the LOC119277107 gene encoding probable xyloglucan glycosyltransferase 1: MAPWWGQEARGGVSGGVTGTPVVVKMQTPDWAISEVPPPGSPAAGGKDGRGKNARQITWVLLLKAHRAAGKLTGAATAALSVAAAARRRVAAGRTDSDADNAPPGPGGSPALRTRLYGFIRASLLLSMLLLAADVAAHAQGWHLAALPDLEAVEGLFAAAYAAWMRARAAYLGPALQFLTNACVVLFMIQSADRLILCLGCFWIKLRGIRPVPNAAAGKGSDDVEAGAQEEGEFPMVLVQIPMCNEKEVYQQSIGAVCNLDWPRSNFLVQVLDDSDDAATSALIREEVEKWQREGVRILYRHRVIRDGYKAGNLKSAMNCTYVKDYEFVVIFDADFQPQEDFLKLTVPHFKGKEDVGLVQARWSFVNKDENLLTRLQNINLCFHFEVEQQVNGAFLNFFGFNGTAGVWRIKALEDSGGWMERTTVEDMDIAVRAHLKGWKFLYLNDVECQCELPESYEAYRKQQHRWHSGPMQLFRLCFVDIIKSKIGFWKKFNLIFLFFLLRKLILPFYSFTLFCVILPMTMFAPEAELPAWVVCYIPATMSLLNILPAPKSFPFIVPYLLFENTMSVTKFNAMISGLFQLGSAYEWVVTKKSGRSSEGDLVALVENEKQSRQLRVGSAPNLDSLAAKEELYPKAEPKPKKKKHNRLYRKELALSFLLLTAAARSLLSVQGIHFYFLLFQGVSFLVVGLDLIGEQVE; the protein is encoded by the exons TCGCCCGCCGCGGGGGGCAAGGACGGCCGCGGCAAGAACGCGCGCCAGATCACCTGGGTGCTGCTCCTCAAGGCGCACCGAGCCGCGGGGAAGCTCAcgggcgccgccaccgccgcgctcTCCGTGGCCGCGGCTGCGCGGAGGCGGGTGGCGGCTGGCCGGACCGACTCCGACGCCGACAACGCGCCGCCGGGGCCGGGGGGCAGCCCCGCGCTGCGCACCAGGCTCTACGGCTTCAtccgcgcctccctcctcctctccatgctcctcctcgccgccgacgtCGCCGCGCACGCCCAGGGCTGGCACCTCGCCGCGCTCCCCGACCTGGAGGCCGTCGAGGGCCTCTTCGCCGCCGCCTACGCGGCCTGGATGCGCGCCCGCGCCGCCTACCTCGGCCCGGCCCTGCAGTTCCTCACCAACGCCTGCGTCGTGCTCTTCATGATCCAGAGCGCCGACCGCCTCATcctctgcctcggctgcttctggaTCAAGCTCAGGGGGATCAGGCCCGTGCCCAACGCCGCCGCCGGCAAAGGCTCGGACGACGTCGAGGCCGGCGCCCAGGAGGAGGGGGAGTTCCCCATGGTGCTCGTCCAGATTCCAATGTGCAACGAGAAGGAG GTGTATCAGCAATCCATTGGAGCTGTCTGCAATCTGGACTGGCCGAGATCGAATTTCTTGGTGCAGGTGCTCGATGATTCTGACGATGCTGCGACTTCAGCTCTTATCAGAGAGGAGGTTGAGAAATGGCAACGGGAGGGTGTCCGGATATTGTACCGGCACCGGGTGATTCGTGATGGCTACAAGGCTGGAAATCTCAAGTCTGCCATGAACTGCACCTACGTGAAAGATTACGAGTTTGTTGTTATCTTTGATGCCGATTTCCAACCACAAGAAGACTTCCTGAAGCTAACTGTGCCCCATTTCAAG GGCAAAGAGGATGTTGGACTAGTTCAGGCAAGGTGGTCTTTTGTAAACAAGGATGAGAACTTGTTAACTAGGCTGCAAAACATAAATCTGTGCTTCCACTTTGAGGTGGAACAGCAGGTTAATGGGGCATTCCTCAATTTTTTCGGGTTCAACGGAACCGCGGGAGTGTGGAGAATTAAGGCACTCGAGGACTCTGGAGGATGGATGGAGAGAACGACAGTTGAAGACATGGATATTGCTGTTCGAGCACATCTAAAGGGATGGAAGTTTCTGTATCTTAATGATGTTGAG TGCCAGTGTGAATTGCCGGAGTCATATGAAGCATACAGAAAACAGCAACATCGATGGCATTCTGGTCCTATGCAGTTGTTTAGACTCTGCTTTGTGGACATTATCAAATCAAAG ATTGGGTTCTGGAAGAAATTCaacctgatattccttttctttctcCTCCGAAAACTGATCCTGCCCTTCTATTCATTCACCCTCTTCTGCGTCATACTTCCAATGACAATGTTTGCTCCTGAAGCAGAGCTACCTGCCTGGGTGGTGTGCTACATTCCAGCAACCATGTCCTTGCTCAACATCCTCCCGGCCCCAAAGTCCTTCCCATTCATCGTCCCCTACCTTCTGTTTGAGAACACCATGTCGGTGACCAAGTTCAACGCCATGATCTCCGGCCTGTTCCAGCTCGGGAGCGCCTACGAGTGGGTTGTGACAAAGAAATCAGGCCGGTCTTCGGAGGGCGATCTCGTCGCCCTCGTCGAGAACGAGAAGCAATCCAGGCAGCTGAGAGTAGGGTCCGCGCCCAACCTCGACTCCCTGGCAGCAAAGGAGGAATTGTACCCGAAAGCGGAACCCAAACCCAAAAAGAAGAAACACAATAGGTTATACCGGAAGGAACTGGCACTCTCCTTCCTCCTCTTGACAGCAGCAGCTCGCAGCCTGCTCTCGGTTCAGGGCATACATTTCTACTTCCTTCTGTTCCAGGGGGTCTCATTCTTGGTCGTCGGGCTCGACCTCATCGGCGAGCAGGTCGAGTGA